Proteins found in one bacterium genomic segment:
- the miaA gene encoding tRNA (adenosine(37)-N6)-dimethylallyltransferase MiaA has protein sequence MRSGRRKRNTGSKDQVSSIDHRNAHKILLIGGPTAAGKSQIAWELAREIPCEIINADSRQIYKNLSIGTSQPDPQELRQYPHHLYGFLDPTESFTAADYERMASMVIHEIISNGRLPVLVGGTGFYLKAVLRGVWPVAARNDQLRTRLRRIQNRHHERFLHRMLMRFDPLSAAAIAPPDIYRIIRALEIFFQTGVRRSDLPRNQDERYQALKYYVYPGREALHQNIVKRTETMFEQGWIDEVKHLIDRYPDFEKLPAAKSLGYQEILRFLHGETSLIECQEAVIMKTKQYAKRQLTWFRNQDHFQLIPETAPFRKMIDSVLQWYRN, from the coding sequence ATGCGATCTGGCAGGCGCAAGAGAAACACCGGCTCGAAGGATCAGGTAAGTTCAATCGATCACAGAAACGCGCATAAAATACTTCTGATCGGTGGTCCAACGGCCGCCGGCAAGAGCCAGATTGCGTGGGAACTCGCGCGAGAGATTCCCTGCGAGATCATCAATGCGGACTCACGGCAGATTTATAAGAATCTTTCCATTGGCACAAGCCAGCCTGACCCTCAGGAATTAAGACAGTATCCGCATCATTTATACGGGTTTCTGGATCCCACGGAATCCTTTACCGCGGCCGACTATGAGCGAATGGCCTCCATGGTAATTCACGAAATCATTTCTAACGGAAGGTTGCCGGTTCTGGTCGGCGGTACCGGATTTTACCTGAAAGCTGTCCTTCGTGGAGTCTGGCCTGTGGCGGCAAGAAATGATCAACTGCGAACACGACTTCGCAGGATTCAAAACCGGCACCACGAACGATTTTTGCACAGGATGTTGATGAGATTCGATCCTCTTTCCGCTGCTGCAATCGCTCCTCCTGATATATATCGAATCATCCGAGCTCTCGAAATCTTTTTTCAAACCGGCGTTCGACGTTCTGACCTTCCCCGGAATCAGGACGAACGCTATCAAGCGCTTAAGTATTATGTTTATCCGGGAAGGGAAGCACTGCATCAAAACATTGTAAAGAGAACGGAAACGATGTTTGAACAGGGTTGGATCGATGAGGTAAAACATTTGATTGACCGTTACCCTGATTTTGAAAAATTACCGGCGGCAAAATCGCTCGGATATCAGGAAATTCTTCGATTCCTGCACGGAGAAACCAGTTTGATCGAGTGTCAGGAAGCGGTCATCATGAAAACGAAACAGTACGCAAAAAGACAACTCACGTGGTTTCGAAACCAGGATCACTTTCAACTGATCCCCGAGACAGCGCCATTTCGCAAAATGATTGATTCTGTATTACAATGGTATCGGAACTAA
- a CDS encoding DUF4388 domain-containing protein, with protein sequence MTGRSFKGDLSEISLPDILEFVRSSRKTGILTFRQDRIRKSLHIKEGNVIFASSNLPEERLGDLLLSWGMIDKEHFQQSAALLTLKKRQGRILVEMGAITPKQLWESVQKQIRHIVYSLFNWHDGVFYFAEGDLPTHENITADVNITDLVVEGIRRIKNVDDLQNKFPSRKVVLVQIDSSRSEQIALESFEKHVLELVDGKRTFQEICRDSEIGDLETIRVLYMLLSIGYISVQSSRMNETPEQRELSREEASGIIGNYNRMYSYLYRYMMREVGPITEHVLNKYLMEIRESNSSILKNVSMRKDGTLDGGAIQGNLEWFRGDNKKDVLISSLNEFLYSSILAVKRTLGPEHESRVIETLKDIRPEL encoded by the coding sequence ATGACTGGCCGAAGCTTTAAGGGTGATCTTTCTGAGATCAGCCTTCCTGATATTCTGGAATTTGTGCGAAGCTCCCGCAAGACCGGGATCCTCACGTTCCGTCAGGACCGCATCAGAAAGAGTCTTCATATCAAAGAGGGGAATGTTATTTTCGCATCGAGCAACCTTCCGGAAGAGAGATTGGGTGACCTGCTACTTTCCTGGGGAATGATTGACAAGGAACACTTTCAGCAATCCGCTGCTTTGCTTACTTTAAAAAAACGCCAGGGAAGAATCCTTGTCGAAATGGGCGCAATTACGCCTAAACAATTGTGGGAGAGTGTGCAGAAACAGATTCGCCACATTGTTTACAGTCTTTTCAACTGGCATGATGGAGTTTTTTACTTCGCAGAGGGAGATCTTCCCACGCACGAAAACATAACTGCGGATGTAAATATCACAGATCTGGTCGTGGAAGGCATCCGGCGAATCAAGAATGTAGATGACCTTCAAAACAAGTTTCCCTCTCGCAAAGTTGTTCTCGTGCAAATAGATTCATCCCGGTCAGAACAAATCGCTCTTGAATCCTTTGAAAAGCATGTGCTGGAACTGGTAGATGGAAAACGCACGTTTCAAGAGATCTGCCGCGATAGCGAAATCGGGGATTTGGAAACGATCAGGGTGCTTTACATGTTGCTCAGTATCGGTTATATCAGTGTACAGAGCAGCCGCATGAATGAAACACCGGAACAAAGAGAGCTATCCAGGGAGGAAGCCTCAGGCATTATCGGAAATTACAATCGAATGTATTCCTATCTGTATCGATACATGATGCGTGAGGTTGGGCCGATCACGGAGCATGTGTTGAACAAATATCTGATGGAGATAAGAGAATCCAACTCTTCTATTCTAAAGAATGTTTCGATGAGAAAAGATGGCACACTGGATGGCGGTGCAATTCAAGGTAATCTTGAATGGTTTCGTGGTGACAACAAAAAAGATGTGTTGATCAGTTCGTTAAATGAATTCTTATATTCCAGCATTCTTGCCGTGAAACGAACTCTTGGTCCTGAACACGAATCACGCGTGATTGAAACACTTAAGGACATCCGTCCGGAACTATGA
- a CDS encoding SpoIID/LytB domain-containing protein has translation MIRVGLKTDSRSLTISADEKIHFSDGSRSGSHESPLIASLSFVTNVAAKFFVQVGSFSSRESAEKARRELKTKYSSRIFENIDMGRFQVQLGPFDNQERSQKVVEEMKIGGFPGAFYVSDTPEAARMPDLVLRDELGEVLLRTTGTLSLWTSRQIQSADGTPYRGYFSIFVNRSARLTLVNIVNFEDYLKGVVPNEIGPASEGTYEALKAQAVAARTYAIKNMNQFDTEGYDICSTPRCQVYSGYKTEHALTSRAVEETAGEIVAYGGEAINALYTSTCGGKTENAEYMFEGWDYPYLRSVECYPEEEKISLKSVALQGREEQWAEAWLYLKTGIHTQQNPETIASIQEMEAAMPALLESLGKTACSSSALSSNHWAALSDFLVSNLCWQKKRDSLLDRKDYQYFVNRLQLSVNTTPEIQSFLLLLHDSIVNLPEQKKAFDPYSTVKRKDFWQTLYNVLKHYHQVNTNEGIVREISRSQMQVVDDLGVHSYLLDSSLYLYQRLGERISPHNQVNCAPGDKVEYLLSEQQVQLLVCEVDRAGISVDRSSKVTFWQDKIGPAELGEKVARYLDIGEIYDLQPLSYGHSQRVYEMKIIGSKGSGTLKGIRVRWALGLRDNLFTIERTFDRNGKVQQFIFTGRGWGHGVGMCQVGAIGYAKQGKDYKSILKHYYTGVQISKVY, from the coding sequence TTGATTCGAGTCGGACTAAAAACCGATTCCCGGTCTCTCACCATTTCCGCCGATGAAAAAATACATTTCAGTGATGGTTCGCGTTCCGGCTCTCATGAGTCTCCTTTGATTGCCAGCCTGAGTTTTGTCACGAACGTTGCAGCAAAATTTTTCGTCCAGGTCGGATCTTTCTCTTCCCGCGAAAGCGCGGAAAAAGCGCGCCGAGAACTGAAAACAAAATATTCCTCCCGCATTTTTGAAAACATCGATATGGGACGTTTTCAAGTTCAATTAGGACCTTTTGACAATCAGGAGCGCTCCCAGAAGGTGGTCGAAGAGATGAAAATCGGCGGTTTTCCCGGAGCGTTTTATGTGTCGGATACGCCGGAGGCCGCCCGAATGCCTGATTTGGTTCTGCGCGATGAATTAGGGGAAGTTCTGTTGCGCACAACAGGAACGTTGTCTTTGTGGACTTCCCGGCAGATTCAAAGCGCTGATGGTACGCCGTATCGCGGTTATTTCAGCATTTTTGTGAATCGCAGCGCCAGACTGACACTCGTCAACATCGTGAACTTTGAAGACTACTTGAAAGGTGTTGTACCAAATGAGATCGGTCCGGCCTCCGAAGGAACTTACGAAGCACTCAAGGCTCAGGCCGTAGCTGCGCGCACCTATGCAATCAAGAACATGAACCAGTTTGACACTGAAGGTTATGACATTTGCTCAACTCCGCGATGCCAGGTTTATTCGGGCTATAAAACAGAGCATGCTTTGACTTCGCGTGCTGTCGAAGAAACGGCGGGGGAAATCGTCGCATACGGAGGAGAAGCCATCAATGCTCTTTATACTTCCACCTGTGGCGGCAAAACTGAAAATGCTGAATACATGTTCGAGGGATGGGACTACCCGTATTTGAGAAGCGTGGAATGCTATCCGGAGGAAGAAAAGATTTCGCTGAAATCGGTGGCTCTGCAAGGACGGGAAGAACAATGGGCCGAAGCATGGTTGTACCTCAAAACCGGAATTCATACGCAACAAAATCCGGAAACCATTGCCAGCATTCAGGAGATGGAAGCTGCGATGCCGGCGCTTCTGGAATCGCTCGGGAAAACAGCGTGCTCAAGCAGTGCCCTTTCCTCAAATCACTGGGCGGCGCTGTCCGATTTCCTGGTTTCGAATCTTTGCTGGCAGAAGAAGAGAGATTCCCTTTTAGACCGGAAGGATTATCAGTACTTTGTGAATCGTTTGCAGCTCTCCGTGAATACAACTCCTGAAATACAATCCTTTTTGCTGTTGCTGCATGATTCGATCGTAAACCTTCCGGAACAGAAAAAAGCGTTTGATCCGTATTCAACCGTAAAGCGAAAAGATTTCTGGCAAACTCTTTACAATGTCTTGAAGCATTATCATCAAGTGAATACGAACGAAGGGATCGTGCGCGAAATCAGTCGCAGTCAGATGCAGGTTGTGGATGATCTCGGAGTACATTCGTATCTTCTGGATTCTTCCCTGTATCTGTACCAGCGCTTGGGAGAGCGCATCAGCCCACACAATCAGGTGAATTGCGCGCCCGGCGATAAAGTGGAATATCTGTTGTCAGAACAACAGGTGCAGCTTCTTGTGTGCGAAGTCGATCGTGCCGGCATTTCCGTGGATCGTTCTTCGAAGGTGACGTTCTGGCAGGACAAAATCGGACCTGCGGAACTGGGAGAAAAGGTGGCGCGTTATCTCGATATCGGAGAAATCTATGATCTTCAGCCGTTGAGTTACGGTCATTCCCAACGCGTCTATGAAATGAAGATTATTGGTTCAAAAGGATCCGGAACTTTGAAAGGCATTCGTGTTCGATGGGCTTTAGGTCTGAGGGACAATCTGTTTACGATTGAACGAACGTTTGACCGGAATGGCAAAGTCCAGCAATTCATTTTTACGGGTCGCGGTTGGGGACATGGTGTCGGAATGTGCCAGGTTGGCGCGATTGGATATGCCAAACAGGGCAAGGATTACAAATCAATCTTGAAACACTATTACACCGGCGTTCAGATCAGCAAAGTCTACTAA
- a CDS encoding DUF2330 domain-containing protein has product MFRSLLILSLLLCSSSAWSFCGFYVAKADTKLFNKASKVILAREGNRTVLTISNDYQGDVKDFAIVVPVPVVLQKEQVHIGDPKVIDRVDAFSAPRLVEYFDEDPCNMRRYKTEGIPLPSAAPMAQKKAADALGVKIEAQFTVGEYDILILSANESAGLETWLIQNGYKIPVGARDLLQPYIRQNMKFFVAKVNLKEFEKKGFAYLRPLQMAYESPKFMLPIRLGMANAESEQDLVAFVLSPVGRAEVTNYRTVKIPSNMDIPIFVKNEFGDFYKSMYQRSYEKEGKNAVFLEYAWDMNWCDPCAADPLTPEELRKAGVFWLNGGQKGQGFAPPQQQSNVYLTRLHVRYSRPKFPEDLVFQTTPNRENFQGRYVLRHPFTGEIKCKEGREYKSNLRKRMEQEAQILAQLTGWDINNIRKKISFPVMASDDKSDESWWDRVFGDDDED; this is encoded by the coding sequence ATGTTTCGATCTTTGCTGATTCTTTCTTTATTGTTGTGCAGCTCTTCTGCCTGGTCTTTTTGCGGATTCTACGTTGCCAAGGCGGATACAAAACTATTTAACAAGGCATCCAAAGTGATTCTTGCGCGAGAGGGAAACCGAACAGTCCTCACGATTTCCAATGACTATCAGGGAGACGTGAAGGATTTTGCTATCGTGGTGCCTGTGCCTGTTGTGCTCCAGAAAGAGCAGGTGCACATCGGCGATCCCAAAGTCATCGATCGAGTGGACGCTTTTTCAGCTCCGCGATTGGTCGAATACTTTGATGAGGATCCATGCAATATGCGGCGGTACAAAACAGAAGGGATACCGCTTCCCAGTGCAGCTCCGATGGCACAGAAGAAAGCTGCTGACGCATTAGGCGTCAAAATCGAAGCTCAATTTACTGTCGGTGAGTACGATATTCTGATTCTTAGCGCGAATGAATCTGCAGGGCTCGAAACCTGGCTGATCCAGAATGGATACAAAATACCTGTTGGTGCCAGGGATCTACTCCAGCCTTACATAAGGCAAAACATGAAATTCTTCGTTGCGAAAGTGAATCTGAAAGAGTTTGAGAAAAAGGGATTCGCTTACTTGCGTCCGTTACAGATGGCCTACGAATCGCCGAAATTCATGCTACCGATTCGGCTGGGCATGGCCAACGCCGAAAGTGAGCAGGATTTAGTCGCATTTGTTCTTTCACCAGTGGGAAGAGCAGAGGTGACAAACTACCGTACCGTAAAAATTCCTTCCAATATGGATATCCCGATTTTTGTAAAGAATGAATTTGGAGACTTCTATAAATCCATGTATCAGCGTTCCTACGAAAAAGAAGGGAAGAACGCGGTGTTTCTGGAATACGCCTGGGACATGAACTGGTGTGATCCTTGCGCGGCAGATCCGTTAACTCCCGAGGAGTTGCGCAAGGCGGGTGTTTTCTGGCTCAACGGGGGGCAAAAGGGCCAGGGTTTTGCTCCACCTCAACAACAAAGCAATGTGTATCTCACGCGGCTTCATGTTCGCTACAGTAGACCGAAATTTCCGGAGGATCTGGTTTTTCAAACGACGCCCAATCGTGAAAATTTCCAGGGCCGTTATGTTTTGCGCCATCCTTTCACCGGAGAGATCAAGTGCAAAGAGGGACGCGAATACAAAAGCAATTTACGGAAAAGAATGGAACAGGAAGCTCAGATTCTGGCTCAACTGACCGGCTGGGATATCAATAACATCCGGAAGAAGATCAGTTTTCCCGTCATGGCATCTGACGATAAGAGCGACGAATCCTGGTGGGACCGAGTCTTCGGCGACGACGACGAAGATTAA
- a CDS encoding RnfABCDGE type electron transport complex subunit D produces the protein MNEKAFASTLFADPRDFQILFLLSFLTLGIWARDFTLRWDCVAAAILSSLLVQMIADRIWYSEHPSFRSALITAVSLCLLLRANSWMTMALAGSISILSKFVLRYRGKHFFNPSNFGIIAVLLLTADGWVTPGQWGEEVWFAMFFVGAGFLVVKKVGRWDTTAVFLLAYAFLEAARNYWLGWTWDVYAHRLTSGSLLLFSFFMITDPRAIPDHIRGRILFAALVAGLTFVLRNYFFLPTAVFWALFVLSPITVLLDRLWASKRFQWIFQPASIAAPAARIIGR, from the coding sequence ATGAATGAAAAAGCATTCGCTTCGACATTATTCGCAGATCCGCGGGATTTTCAGATTTTGTTTTTGTTGAGTTTCCTTACATTAGGAATTTGGGCCCGGGATTTCACATTGCGGTGGGATTGCGTTGCCGCAGCCATTTTGAGTTCGCTCCTGGTTCAAATGATTGCTGACCGTATCTGGTACAGCGAACATCCTTCCTTTCGCAGCGCTCTTATCACCGCCGTCAGTCTTTGCCTCTTGCTCAGGGCAAACTCCTGGATGACGATGGCTCTTGCGGGAAGTATTTCAATTCTCAGCAAGTTCGTGTTGCGATACCGCGGTAAACATTTTTTCAATCCCTCCAACTTTGGAATCATCGCGGTTCTCCTTTTAACTGCTGATGGCTGGGTCACTCCAGGACAATGGGGAGAGGAGGTCTGGTTTGCTATGTTTTTTGTCGGAGCCGGTTTCCTTGTTGTCAAAAAAGTGGGACGCTGGGATACAACCGCTGTGTTTCTTCTTGCTTATGCGTTTCTGGAAGCGGCGAGAAACTACTGGTTGGGATGGACGTGGGACGTTTATGCGCATCGATTGACCAGCGGGTCTTTGTTGTTGTTTTCTTTTTTCATGATTACTGATCCGCGTGCGATTCCGGATCATATTCGTGGACGGATTTTATTTGCCGCACTGGTCGCCGGGCTCACCTTTGTGCTTCGAAACTATTTCTTTTTGCCGACAGCAGTTTTCTGGGCTCTCTTTGTGTTATCACCCATCACGGTGTTGCTCGACCGTTTGTGGGCTTCGAAACGGTTTCAATGGATTTTTCAGCCGGCATCGATTGCGGCGCCGGCCGCACGAATCATAGGGAGGTAA
- a CDS encoding N-acetylmuramoyl-L-alanine amidase translates to MSEIHPDLQISEDLLPYNDRLERRGTDKLDLIVLHCTELPTLQMAREFGKRIVLPETQTGFSGHYYVDRDGKIYQYVQDDRVARHVIGHNQNSLGIEVVNLGRFPNWFYSTHQTCTEPYPQEQVDSVQNLLHVLKHRYPQIHRLTRHSDLDTNWIPADDDPLVQIRRKVDPGPLFPWEQISNWWDDLCKAFEVKRRS, encoded by the coding sequence ATGAGTGAAATCCATCCCGATCTACAAATCAGCGAAGATCTGCTTCCTTATAACGATCGGTTGGAACGAAGGGGCACGGACAAACTGGATCTAATCGTTTTGCATTGCACGGAGCTGCCGACTCTGCAGATGGCGCGAGAGTTCGGCAAAAGAATTGTTTTGCCGGAAACTCAAACAGGATTTTCAGGGCACTATTACGTAGATCGCGATGGAAAAATCTATCAGTATGTGCAGGATGACCGGGTTGCGCGCCATGTGATCGGACATAATCAAAATTCATTGGGCATTGAAGTGGTAAATTTGGGACGGTTTCCCAACTGGTTCTACTCGACACACCAAACCTGCACGGAACCTTATCCACAGGAGCAAGTGGATTCAGTTCAGAATCTTTTGCATGTGCTGAAACATCGTTATCCTCAAATACACCGGCTCACCAGACATTCGGATCTCGATACAAACTGGATTCCTGCTGACGATGATCCTCTCGTTCAAATCCGGCGTAAAGTGGATCCAGGGCCACTTTTTCCCTGGGAGCAAATCTCGAATTGGTGGGATGATCTGTGTAAAGCCTTTGAGGTCAAGAGACGTTCATAA
- a CDS encoding serine/threonine protein kinase, producing MKPGNIILTKFGAKLLDFGLAKLQQTSTAQAIVSGVSALATEAGAKNLTAEGSIVGTFQYMAPEQLEGREIDSRTDIFAFGTVLYEMVTGKRAFTGKSQASLIAAILEKDPQPIQEIVPMTPPALDRAVKTCLAKDPEDRWQTAHDVMLQLRWISDGTVTTQAPAVAVRPQSKKNWLPWSFALLFLMVAAAALTYIYSGARKTSVPQFRMVICFTFVTRHYWPRLLILGK from the coding sequence TTGAAACCGGGAAATATCATTCTGACAAAATTTGGAGCAAAACTTCTCGACTTTGGTCTGGCAAAACTCCAGCAAACCTCAACTGCGCAAGCGATCGTTTCCGGTGTTTCTGCGCTTGCGACCGAAGCAGGAGCAAAAAATCTCACGGCTGAAGGGAGCATTGTTGGCACGTTCCAGTACATGGCGCCCGAACAGTTGGAAGGACGGGAAATCGATTCGCGAACGGATATTTTTGCGTTCGGTACCGTGCTGTATGAAATGGTTACGGGAAAAAGAGCTTTTACCGGAAAGAGTCAGGCCAGTTTGATTGCAGCGATTCTGGAAAAAGATCCGCAACCAATTCAGGAAATCGTGCCAATGACGCCTCCGGCACTGGACCGCGCAGTGAAGACTTGTCTCGCAAAAGATCCCGAAGATCGATGGCAGACGGCGCACGATGTGATGCTGCAGCTGAGATGGATTTCAGACGGCACAGTGACTACGCAGGCACCTGCGGTCGCAGTCCGCCCTCAAAGCAAAAAGAACTGGCTCCCATGGTCGTTCGCGCTTTTATTTCTAATGGTCGCTGCAGCGGCCCTTACGTATATATATAGTGGAGCAAGAAAAACCAGCGTTCCCCAATTCCGAATGGTTATTTGCTTTACATTCGTGACGCGGCACTACTGGCCCAGGCTTTTGATCCTGGGAAAATGA
- a CDS encoding WD40 repeat domain-containing serine/threonine protein kinase, which produces MTLQSGSRLGPYEIVAPLGVGGMGEVFRGRDSRLGREVAIKILPEGVSSNPDRLRRFEQEAHSASALNHPNIITIYDIGSVDSRSYIAMEFVDGKTFREILHTGGIVARKAVQIAAQLAEGLAKAHEGIVHRDLKPENIMVTKDGYVKILDFGLAKLFQPAGDQVSALPTSAQTDAGLVLGTVGYMSPEQASGTDIDFRSDHFSFGAILYEMTTGKRAFQKTTAVETMAAIIREDPETLAAAGLHVPPPVKWIIERCLEKNAADRYASTKDLARDLQSIRDHFSEIVSSSDTAAAVPAPSIGKRRKLRRLFDVTAIALILALASALIYYVLRPSKTVVGTALGYYRMTYRRGPIGSARFTPDGQTIVYSASFSGGGRELYQTRPDRAESRSLGIENAEIASISRTGEMLILMPGDKRILSQVPLTGGLPRELAEQIYGADWSPDASTMAISRWANDLSYLEFPPGKILYESAKRIDPIRVSAAGNAVAFVEHGAGASNGVVVVIDNNGKKITQSKELYPVGISWGPQDKEVWFTTIANEPGGGHELYGLDLSGAARLIQRFPGGTKLLDVASDGRALIGFTDVRTILMFHAQDQEERELSWLDNTEVVDFSPDGKKILMWERGEGSESPSGTIFLRGVDGSPAVRLAGGAPESFSPDGKWVLAGVGAQKIILVPTGAGNARSFEYPEYSDVFTIAAMPDGKNVLAMGLKNKAETVLLMQNIDGGKPGFIATKGLRATPFSAISRDGEFLLMQNSEGKSFSFALATQAVTPIPELEPDEIPFQWTGDGSNVLVLNRFVLPSKVFKVNISTGERQLFREVRPPDLTGVTSIRSILFFRDETSFAYSYQRQLSTLYLVENLR; this is translated from the coding sequence ATGACTTTGCAATCCGGCTCGCGTCTTGGTCCGTATGAGATCGTTGCGCCGCTGGGAGTCGGCGGGATGGGCGAGGTGTTTCGTGGTCGCGATAGCCGTTTGGGACGGGAAGTTGCAATCAAGATCTTACCGGAGGGAGTTTCCTCGAATCCCGATCGGCTTCGCAGGTTCGAGCAGGAAGCTCATTCGGCCTCCGCGTTGAATCATCCGAACATCATCACAATTTATGATATCGGCTCCGTCGATTCGCGGTCTTACATTGCCATGGAATTTGTGGATGGTAAAACATTTCGCGAAATACTCCACACTGGTGGGATCGTGGCTCGTAAAGCAGTACAGATCGCAGCTCAGCTCGCAGAAGGACTGGCAAAGGCGCATGAAGGAATTGTGCACCGCGATTTAAAACCGGAAAACATCATGGTCACAAAAGATGGCTATGTGAAGATTCTGGATTTCGGACTGGCAAAATTATTTCAGCCGGCCGGCGATCAGGTTTCTGCATTGCCGACATCGGCGCAGACCGATGCAGGACTTGTGCTGGGTACGGTGGGATACATGTCACCGGAACAAGCATCGGGAACCGACATCGATTTTCGGTCCGATCACTTTTCTTTTGGCGCCATCTTGTACGAAATGACGACAGGAAAACGTGCCTTTCAAAAGACAACAGCCGTGGAAACCATGGCAGCGATCATTCGGGAGGACCCTGAGACATTGGCTGCAGCCGGCCTTCACGTTCCGCCCCCGGTGAAATGGATCATCGAACGTTGTCTGGAAAAGAACGCTGCAGACCGCTATGCCTCCACAAAGGATCTTGCGAGAGACTTGCAAAGCATCCGTGATCATTTTTCAGAAATCGTTAGCTCATCCGATACTGCTGCAGCCGTTCCTGCTCCATCGATCGGGAAACGCCGCAAATTGCGCAGGCTCTTCGATGTCACAGCAATTGCATTGATTTTGGCGCTTGCGTCGGCATTGATTTACTACGTATTGCGTCCATCTAAAACTGTAGTAGGCACTGCGCTGGGATATTATCGTATGACCTATCGGAGAGGTCCGATTGGATCTGCGCGTTTTACACCGGATGGGCAGACCATTGTTTACAGCGCTTCCTTTTCCGGAGGTGGGCGCGAGCTTTATCAAACCAGACCGGATCGCGCCGAGTCCCGATCGCTTGGTATTGAAAACGCAGAGATTGCCTCCATTTCACGAACCGGGGAAATGTTGATCCTGATGCCCGGTGACAAGCGGATACTCAGTCAGGTGCCGCTAACGGGAGGCTTACCGCGTGAGCTAGCCGAGCAGATTTATGGCGCCGATTGGTCTCCTGATGCAAGTACCATGGCTATTTCGCGATGGGCCAACGATCTGAGCTATCTTGAATTCCCGCCCGGAAAAATCCTGTATGAAAGCGCAAAACGGATCGATCCGATTCGTGTATCTGCCGCAGGCAATGCTGTCGCTTTTGTTGAGCACGGTGCTGGGGCATCCAATGGAGTCGTGGTGGTCATCGATAACAACGGCAAGAAGATCACACAATCGAAAGAATTGTACCCGGTTGGAATCTCCTGGGGTCCACAGGACAAAGAAGTCTGGTTCACAACGATAGCAAACGAACCGGGTGGCGGACATGAGCTTTATGGGCTCGATCTGTCAGGCGCCGCACGTCTGATTCAAAGATTTCCCGGCGGGACCAAGCTCCTGGATGTTGCATCGGATGGAAGAGCGTTGATCGGATTTACGGATGTGCGTACGATCCTTATGTTTCATGCCCAAGATCAAGAAGAACGCGAACTTTCCTGGCTGGATAATACGGAAGTGGTCGACTTCTCTCCGGATGGAAAAAAGATCTTGATGTGGGAGCGCGGCGAAGGAAGCGAATCTCCCAGCGGTACGATTTTTCTACGCGGAGTCGATGGTTCTCCGGCTGTCAGACTCGCAGGCGGCGCTCCGGAATCTTTTTCTCCGGATGGAAAGTGGGTATTGGCTGGTGTTGGCGCACAGAAGATTATTCTGGTGCCGACAGGCGCCGGCAACGCCCGATCTTTTGAGTACCCTGAGTATTCTGACGTGTTTACGATAGCAGCCATGCCGGATGGAAAAAATGTCCTCGCCATGGGTTTAAAAAACAAGGCAGAAACTGTCCTGTTGATGCAAAATATTGACGGTGGGAAGCCAGGATTCATTGCAACGAAAGGGCTGCGCGCCACTCCATTCAGTGCAATTTCGCGGGACGGGGAATTTTTGTTGATGCAGAATTCCGAAGGGAAAAGTTTTTCGTTTGCCTTAGCTACGCAAGCAGTGACACCCATCCCGGAATTGGAACCGGATGAGATTCCTTTTCAATGGACCGGGGATGGTTCAAACGTTCTGGTTTTGAATCGATTCGTATTGCCTTCAAAAGTATTCAAAGTAAATATTTCTACCGGAGAAAGACAGCTCTTTCGCGAGGTTCGTCCACCCGACCTGACCGGTGTCACCAGCATTCGGTCCATTCTTTTCTTCCGGGATGAAACGAGCTTTGCCTACAGTTACCAGCGCCAACTGAGCACACTGTATCTCGTAGAAAATCTTCGCTGA